CAGTATAGGCAAAGGAAAACACACACCTTTCTCTACACAACTCTGGTGTCTAGGCTTAATCCTCTTATCCAAGCTGAACGAGAAGTACTGTGGAAACTCCTTCAACTCCCTCAACTCTCTCCCCATTTCCACCACAAAGTAATCAAATTTGGGCTCGAAATTCTCCTTAATACTGTAACAAAACAGCTGGGGGAACCTCCGAACCATGGACACCGCGTCACGGTGCGACAACCCGATCTTCTCGAGGTACTCGATTCTGGGTAAGAACTTTTCCTCGGCGGAACAAGAAAGCAAGTCAGTGTGCTTGTTCACCTCGGCTATGCCAATGCTCTGGAGGAAGTAGAGCGTGGGACGGAGCCGGTTCTTGACACTGCAAGCGAGCAATCTGGGTCGTCGGTTGATGACCCGTTTGAGATCGGAGCCGTTGACGCGAGCCTCGCGTGTGAGGAAGGTGAACACGGGAACAACGTCGGAGACCCGCGAGGATAAAACCTCCGGGCACATACCGACGACGCGGCGGAACTCGAGAGCGGTGAAGCCCACGGTGGAGACGACGAAATCGACGGTGGATTTCATGTCGGAGAGAGGGAAGGTAAGGATAGGTGGGTGGTCGTCGATTAGGGAGAGGAAGTCGATACCGATAGAGTCGAGATAAAGCATTTTCTGTTCGAAGTCAGAAgacgaggaagaagaagaggaagtggGTTTTGAAGGAGGAGGAAGAGTGGTGTTTGTTTTGGTGGAAAGGGAGGGAAAACGGGGGTTTCTGGGGTGAGAAAGAGAGGGAAAATCATGGTTAGGAGGGAGAGGGAGATGGGGTCTGGAGGGGTTGGAAGAAGTGGTAGCTCTGGTGTTGGAAATGGAGATGGAAATGGAGGAGAAGATTTGAGTTTCTTGCATTTGGTGGGGTTTGGAGTTAGAGTATAGAGGTTGTTTTACCTCTTCTACATGGTGATGATGGCGATGATGGTGATGATGGTGGACAAAGGATAAGGCTCAAAGAGAGTTGTGCTGTGCTGTGATATCTTTATGCTCTGTTCTATCTGTTTGAAATCCAAGGGAGTGTTCTAAGATGTTTGGACTTTTTTGTGGTAACTGATAAGTAAGAAAGAGACTATAGAAAAAGAGGAGAAAAGGGAATTGAGTATTATGATCTCACATCACACTTACTGTTTGGGGGCCCATTTGGCCCAACATATAACAGGCCAAGTTTTGTTCAGACTCAAGGGAGATTTACAAAAATGCATGCAACTCATACACAAATTTGAAAATTACGGTTGGGAAAAATAATTAGGGAAATATCTGtacatttttccaaaaaaaaaaaacaaaatattaaatatttattgaCTAGCAATTTTGCAACAAACTAGAGAATAGAGAATGGTTACAGAAAAGAATTTATGTAAACAACATATATCCGCTAATTTGTAACTAAAAAATCCATTGTTTTTAAAAGAGATTTATTACTATTTTTTCCATTGAAAACATGTAGtagtgtttggcattgtttttataaaataattttttaaaaaaaagttacaaaattaaaaaattttgAGAACTACAAAAAGTtattttctgttgttctcaattTTTTTAGTCCATCTTTCTTTATTcttacttttttaattattattattattatctcacatcatttattttcatatctttttctctcatcattttctctcttctcgCTTTATTTACACATCATTTACTCtctcaattttaaaaaatatatatatttcatctTCTCTATCAACAGCTATTGGTGGTGAGTGGGAAGATAGGGCTTGAGGATTGAAGGATTTAGTGGGTGACACGAGTCGACAATTGTCATGATTGGacatggaagaagaagaaaagaagtggTTAACGGTGGTcactgattgaagaaagaagaataagaagaggGGATGAGTGAGTGAGGTGGTCAACTATGGAAGATCCTCTTTTCtttactttcttttctttttagtcTTTTTCATTTCCCGTAATTAGCTTTTAATAAATGTTACTAGCTTTGTTTGAATATTTCTATATTCACAACAACTTGATGGTTGAGTTACTTTAGATATTTAGTGAGTCCACATTCCTGATAAAGTATATTTGGATAAAGCTTAAATTCCAATGAGATCACTTaaatggaaaaaataattttgaattataaacTCATTAATTCGAGCAGATGGGAATGAAAATCAGAACTCAATTTTGTTGGTTTTGCAATCGGTAAAAGAAACTAATAAAGGAAGAAGCCTATACTCGGATAAACTAGCATCAAAAGCTGAAAGAAATTTGAAAGTTACTggagtagaaaagaagaaaaattcaaaCCCAAAGTAGAAAAATTAAGATATGGAATCATGCATTACCTCTCAAGAATAAGGCAAAAGACATAACATTTATGAGCTAACCAGTTTAACAATGAACTAAATTACTCAGTCGAGAAAATTTATAACccgaaaagaaaaaaataaagaggGAAAAAAAATGATACAAAAAGTAACGAAATATAAAGCAAAAAAACATCTGGATCCCACAAGGGCTAGTCTTCAAGCAAGTTTTATGG
The Humulus lupulus chromosome 6, drHumLupu1.1, whole genome shotgun sequence DNA segment above includes these coding regions:
- the LOC133782975 gene encoding protein SEEDLING LETHAL 1, chloroplastic, which encodes MQETQIFSSISISISNTRATTSSNPSRPHLPLPPNHDFPSLSHPRNPRFPSLSTKTNTTLPPPSKPTSSSSSSSSDFEQKMLYLDSIGIDFLSLIDDHPPILTFPLSDMKSTVDFVVSTVGFTALEFRRVVGMCPEVLSSRVSDVVPVFTFLTREARVNGSDLKRVINRRPRLLACSVKNRLRPTLYFLQSIGIAEVNKHTDLLSCSAEEKFLPRIEYLEKIGLSHRDAVSMVRRFPQLFCYSIKENFEPKFDYFVVEMGRELRELKEFPQYFSFSLDKRIKPRHQSCVEKGVCFPLPILLKTSNAKFIDRLEVCCSTSLPFKSSPLWCTDGDIHSI